A stretch of Primulina tabacum isolate GXHZ01 chromosome 13, ASM2559414v2, whole genome shotgun sequence DNA encodes these proteins:
- the LOC142522514 gene encoding uncharacterized protein LOC142522514, translated as MGLGTKQVCDDHQDEDWDQSLLQSVILEPRSASLTCPRCSSTNTKFCYFNNYNKSQPRHLCKSCKRHWTKGGTLRNIPVGGGRKHKRPKISNTSTSTTTTTTTTSRVQTCGKFSSVANINDRKITYNSLYHSLIPSSSPLSYNSTNGISTELLVGRDETDNTTGLNVSEPQNLNTEFSFSSFNTFEMNSSSIMNPTSYQFLNSYDQYYPSSFVSMEESTITTVNIPSTSSIPWPGSDTRTTGIEDFPNYWNCIWKNEIELSTTSDINIAWDNNEIEIKP; from the coding sequence ATGGGATTGGGTACTAAACAGGTTTGCGATGATCATCAAGATGAGGACTGGGATCAGTCTTTACTGCAGTCAGTTATTTTGGAGCCACGATCAGCATCCTTAACGTGTCCGAGGTGTAGTTCAACAAATACTAAGTTTTGTTACTTCAACAACTATAACAAATCTCAGCCTCGCCATTTGTGCAAATCTTGCAAAAGGCACTGGACCAAAGGAGGCACTCTTCGTAACATTCCAGTTGGTGGTGGCCGGAAACACAAGCGGCCCAAGATTTCAaacacctccacctccaccaccaccaccaccaccaccacgtCACGAGTTCAAACTTGCGGAAAATTTTCTTCAGTTGCCAATATTAATGACCGTAAAATCACCTATAATTCTCTCTATCATTCCTTGATCCCCTCCTCGTCTCCCTTATCgtataattcaacaaatggcaTTAGCACGGAGCTTTTAGTGGGAAGAGATGAGACAGACAATACGACTGGTTTGAATGTCTCGGAGCCTCAGAATCTGAACACTGAATTTTCATTCTCGAGTTTTAATACATTTGAAATGAATTCTTCTTCGATTATGAATCCTACTTCCTATCAATTCTTAAATTCATATGATCAGTACTATCCCAGCAGTTTTGTATCCATGGAAGAATCAACCATTACCACAGTCAATATTCCATCCACTAGCAGTATCCCATGGCCTGGCTCGGATACCAGAACTACTGGTATAGAAGACTTTCCAAACTATTGGAATTGTATTTGGAAAAATGAGATTGAGTTGTCTACTACATCTGATATCAATATAGCATGGGACAACAATGAGATAGAGATCAAACCCTAA
- the LOC142522516 gene encoding uncharacterized protein LOC142522516: MASTLVLVVVFVLDLIAFALAVAAEQRRSSAKIETNANSKYCVYDSDIATGLGVGSLLLLMASQVLIMAISRCLCCGRALRPSRSRAQAIAFFIICWATFFIAEVCLLAGSVRNAYHTKYRTLLSDNPPSCETLRKGVFGAGAAFIIFTGIFSELFYVSYSKANDGSLPQSRDTGIRMGSI, translated from the exons ATGGCTTCGACGTTGGTGTTGGTGGTTGTTTTTGTTCTTGATTTGATTGCTTTTGCACTTGCTGTTGCCGCTGAGCAACGCAGGTCTTCT GCCAAGATTGAAACAAATGCAAATTCTAAATATTGTGTCTATGATTCAGACATAGCAACTGGTTTGGGTGTGGGATCACTTTTGCTCCTAATGGCTAGTCAGGTACTGATTATGGCCATAAGTAGATGCTTGTGTTGTGGGAGAGCTCTTCGTCCTAGTCGTTCAAGGGCACAAGCAATCGCCTTTTTCATCATCTGCTG GGCGACATTTTTCATTGCGGAGGTGTGCTTGTTAGCTGGTTCAGTGAGAAATGCGTACCATACTAAGTATCGGACCTTGTTGTCTGACAATCCTCCGTCGTGTGAAACCTTGAGAAAGGGAGTCTTTGGAGCAGGAGCAGCCTTCATCATCTTTACTGGCATATTTTCTGAGCTGTTTTACGTGAGCTATTCTAAAGCTAATGATGGATCCCTGCCTCAAAGTCGGGATACTGGCATAAGGATGGGATCCATATAG